The genome window ATTTCGACAATGACGGCAGACTGCCTGTTGAATTTGCCCGCAAAAGAAAAAAACATAATAATAATAAGGTGATCGGTTTTTTCAGAACACGGTCAAACCTGCCCATCAATGCCTTTTTGGTAAAAACCGGGGATGAAGAGGTTTATTTCCTCTATTTTCATTTTATGGATAGTATCTCTAGAAGTCCTTTTAATATCGGCTGTTGGGTTTTGAGTTTCAGGATCTTGCATGATCACGAATTGATGGCCTTATATAGGAGGGAAAGAAAAATGCTGCTTAATATGACCCTTAAAAGAGTGGTTGATTTTCATGGACATTTGTGTCCCGAGCTTGTAGTCGGAGCAAAGGTATCTGACCCCTTCTTTTTCTCACTTTTTCTTATATTATTGACTAATATAAAAAATCACGCTATGTTTGTTATAATTTAAAGAAGAAAGGAGTCCTTGTCATGCAGATGAATGTTTCAGTAACATCCGAGCTTTACGAACTTGTTCAACGCAAGGTTCAATCCGGTCTCTACGGAAATGCCAGCGAAGTAGTCCGGGATGCCCTTCGACGTATGGATGAACGTGCGATCGTTGACGCAGCCTGGGGCGAGTTGAATGACACCCTGGAAGCATCTGTTGCAAGTGGTCGAAGCCCGCACTCTGTCAGAGATATAATCTCACGGATGCGCCGCGGGAGTGACGAATGAATTCAGGTCGATATTGGTTAACTCGGTCGGCTGAGAATGATTTGACCGATATTACGAAGTACACGCTCGAAACCTGGGGCGAAAAGCAACTGGAGATTTACCGGCATCGCCTCGAAAAGCGGCTGAATTTTTTGATTGAATTCCCCGAACTGGGGAGAAACCATCCAATGCTGCGCAGCGATTTCCGATATGTGGTGGAAGGTAAACATTATATTTTCTACCGCAGTATCGATGCCGACATAGAGGTTTTGCGATTTCTGCACTGTCGTTCCGACATAATCAGCAAGCTCTCCGCCTATCTCTGACAGCCCCGATACGATGTTGTTGATCTGAGTCTCTTTTATTCTCTCCACGATTCGAAAGGGACTGAGTATAAAATTAACTTCCGGGTAGATAATTTATTTGATGAACATTACAGTCAGGCCGCCTGGAATGGTTACGGAACAAATAATTATGCTGTCTCCTGGTCAAGAACGTTCTGGGGAGGTATTACCATTAACTGGTAGGTTTTTTTTATATGAAAACAAGTTCAAGTGTAAGGAACGAGGACAAAATAAAAGGATAGTTTAAATTATTAATTTTAAAAAGGTGAAAAGATTAGAAACGGGGAGGCGGGTACATACTCGATCTTGCCGGGATTGCAATCTATAGAGCGTCAGATAATTAATTTCACAAGGCCAGAGGGAGGAAGGCGTATTGTAATACTCCGACGACCGATAACGCAGTGAAATTATTTATGTGACGGTCTATATTTTAAATCTCGTAAAGGGGACAATTAGTAGCGGACATGGAGAAAAGGGCAAAGGATTATATTTTTCTTGACAATTTGGATTTTAAGTTAAATATATATTATATAAAAAATAGTCAGCAAGAAGCTGCTTTTATCATAAATTCTAAAAAATAATTATACCATTCAATGAAGCCGGGAAGGCTTTGACAGGTTTGAAAATCTGTTAATTCTTTCCGGCTTTTTGTTTTTGTAAATATATAAGGGAGATGGAATAAAATAATTACCCATTTTGTTTGTCTTTTTGCCCGTCTTCTACGTTGTGATAACAGGCACATAGTTCAACTATGAACCTGTCATCACGCCTTGAAAACGAACAAAAATCCTGCACAAAATTTGGACAATTATTTTATTCCAACTCCCTAAGGTGGCTATCATGGATGCAGCCGAAGCATTGAGATCTATACGGTTTGATTTGCTTGAATATATTCAGGAAAAAGTAATTGTAGATTTCGACAATGACGGCAGACTGCCTGTTGAATTTGCCCGCAAAAGAAAAAAACATAATATTAATAAGGTGATCGGTTTTTTCAGAACACGGTCAAACCTGCCCATCAATGCCTTTTTGGTAAAAACCGGGGATGAAGAGGTTTATTTCCTCTATTTTCATTTTATGGATAGTATCTCTAGAAGTCCTTTTAATATCGGCTGTTGGGTTTTGAGTTTCAGGATCTTGCATGATCACGAATTGATGGCCTTATACAGGAGGGAAAGAAAAATGCTGCTTAATATGACCCTTAAAAGAGTGGTTGATTTTCATGGACATTTGTGTCCCGAGCTTGTAGTCGGAGCAAAGGTAAGCGAGTATGCCCAAAAACTTCTTCCTGGCCGCGGTTTTTCATTAATTGCGGAAAACAGCACGTCCGCAATAGACGCTATCCAGATACTGCTTGGAATTACAATAGGAAATCAGCGGCTTAAAGTCATGGACTTTGGCAAACATAACTATACTTTCACGCTAAAAGATAAACAAAAAGCTTTCATGCTCTCTTTGAAAAAGCTTCGATATAATGATGGAGACGAATACCGGAT of Desulfosarcina sp. BuS5 contains these proteins:
- a CDS encoding type II toxin-antitoxin system ParD family antitoxin, giving the protein MNVSVTSELYELVQRKVQSGLYGNASEVVRDALRRMDERAIVDAAWGELNDTLEASVASGRSPHSVRDIISRMRRGSDE
- a CDS encoding type II toxin-antitoxin system RelE/ParE family toxin, whose protein sequence is MNSGRYWLTRSAENDLTDITKYTLETWGEKQLEIYRHRLEKRLNFLIEFPELGRNHPMLRSDFRYVVEGKHYIFYRSIDADIEVLRFLHCRSDIISKLSAYL
- a CDS encoding formylmethanofuran dehydrogenase subunit E family protein: MDAAEALRSIRFDLLEYIQEKVIVDFDNDGRLPVEFARKRKKHNINKVIGFFRTRSNLPINAFLVKTGDEEVYFLYFHFMDSISRSPFNIGCWVLSFRILHDHELMALYRRERKMLLNMTLKRVVDFHGHLCPELVVGAKVSEYAQKLLPGRGFSLIAENSTSAIDAIQILLGITIGNQRLKVMDFGKHNYTFTLKDKQKAFMLSLKKLRYNDGDEYRILSNKIRSSEATIDEVVDFQRLLDHRSRTLLELNFDELFDLNEVEWKKAFAEMPSLYCTCLSCGQEVLADFAVEYHDNLYCMRCFQQINTGCARCSLH